One genomic region from Salinicola endophyticus encodes:
- a CDS encoding DNA polymerase III subunit chi, with translation MTKVDFYILQDTTLEARFDFACRLAETIYRKGYRLHVHTQDEAMARQFDEHLWKFRDESYVPHTVVGDDVGPVPPVSIGWQAAPEPGVQALLNLHDDIPEWFSRVERVAEIINQHQDVLRTKRACWKTYKDRGYRVEAHKL, from the coding sequence ATGACCAAAGTCGACTTCTACATCCTTCAGGACACAACGCTGGAGGCGCGCTTCGATTTCGCCTGCCGCCTGGCGGAGACGATCTACCGCAAGGGGTATCGCCTACATGTGCATACCCAGGACGAAGCGATGGCGCGCCAGTTCGACGAGCACCTGTGGAAATTCCGCGACGAGAGCTATGTGCCCCATACAGTGGTAGGCGACGACGTGGGACCGGTGCCGCCGGTGAGCATCGGCTGGCAGGCCGCCCCGGAACCCGGCGTGCAGGCGCTGCTCAACCTGCACGACGACATCCCCGAATGGTTCTCCCGGGTCGAGCGCGTCGCCGAGATCATCAACCAGCACCAGGACGTGCTGCGCACCAAGCGCGCCTGCTGGAAGACCTACAAGGACCGCGGCTACCGGGTCGAAGCGCACAAGCTGTGA